Sequence from the Bacteroidetes bacterium GWF2_43_63 genome:
GCGAAGCTGCGGGAATTGAAATGCAGTAGAGATTTTATTGCTTTACAATCCGGGCAATACCCGTTGAATCTCCGCTCTTAAGCTTTAGCAGATACATACCGTTTTCGAGCGAAGAAATATCAATCCCGCTTTCAGAATATTGTCCATGAAGCAGCAATTTTCCCTGCATATCGAATACTTCGAATTGAGCAATGTCGCTGGAATTAATATCGCCAATCTTGATAATATTGTCAGCAGGATTGGGATAAACACTGAGCTGCAGTTGCGATGCTTCGGGTACCGACAAATGCTGCACTTCGATGATGCTGAGCCACACATCCATCATTCCGTGAAAATCGGGAGCCAGCGTAATAGAGCGGGTATTGGTGCAGAATGCAATCTGATTACTTCCGGTCCGGACGGCTTTCGCAGTTTTCTCATTGAAAAAGTCAACGCCATCTATATCCGAGCCACCCATAAAATATGCATTAAAATCTGTAATACCATTGAAGTCGGCAATAAAAATATCTGAAAGCCCATGATTCTGGTCGTTGCATAAAGCAATTGAATCAGATTCTGTTATACCAAATGCCACCGCATGGTTTGCACTGTCAACAACAGCATCAGTAAACGTCATATCCGCATTGTCCAATGTGGCCACTGATCCGGCATGCAGATAATTCCCATTATCGTCAATCACGTAATAAAACCCATAATAATACATCAATTTATCTTCGCGAAACATGAAATCGCCATCATTGCTGTTTGAGTTCCCGATAAAGACAAAAGTTGAATCATTCAGCATTTTCGCTTCTTTAATAATATCCGTTGAAGAACCGCCATAGGTCTTTGTCCATAACGTGTCACCCATTGAATTGAGCTTCATCACAAAAACATCATTGTTGCCATTGTTACCATGTACATCAAAATTATTGGATAGTGTAGTCCCAAAAACCATAATATTCCCATCAATGAGCTGGTAAGCTGCAATACCGCGGTCTTCGCCGCTACCGCCGTAATGCCGGCTCCAGGCAATTGCAAGATTAGATTGCAGACTCATGATCCAGATGTCACTTGATCCGTAATTTCCACTCAGATTTCCATCAGAAGAAGCAGTGCTGCCGGCAAAAATATAACCACCTGCATTTTTAGGTGTAATTCGACTGGCCTGATCGTACAATGATCCTCCGAATGGTGCTCCTGCACTAAGGCCTGCAGTGAAATCATATCCTTTGATCCAGACATCATTACTACCGTGCCCGCCGGCAAAGCCATTATCTGTTGACATGCTTTCCATCAGCAAAACATAATTGGTGCTGGTCACTTCCAAGAAGTCCTTCAGATAATCATCGCTGGTGCCCCCGAATACTGCCGAGTGCACGGAGTCTCCGCTGGCATCAACTTTCATGAACCAAGCATCATCGCCTCCAATAACGGATGGAATATTTCCTCCGGCGGCTTTTGTATACCCACACCAGTAAAATCCACCATCGGATGACTGATAAAAGCGGTACATTTGTTCATATCCCGGGCCGCCATAGTTGCGGCTGAGCGTAGTGTTGATCTGCGAGAACGACGTAAACCCTGTTGTCAGCAAAACGAACAATAATAATAAAGCTTTCATGATGTTGGGGATTTTATTATTTACAAATATAGTAAAAAATTAAATCTGCTCATGAATACATCAGGAATGAGTCTCTGTCCAATAATTTCATCCGTGTAGCGAAATATAAATAGAAAAAGAACAAATCGTAACGTAGAGTTAAAAAAAAAGTATAATTTGGCTGTGAATTTATGAACAGGTCATTTTGTTTTATATCACTTTATGTAAAAGCAAGCTTTGTGTTTCTGAACATCAAGCGGCGTGACGATTTTTAGCCAGATTGTTTATTCATTTATTGCTGAAAATTTTCTTCAGCCGGAGTTACCGTATAAGGAAATTCCATTTTCAAATTTTCAAATTACCAAATATTCAAATCAGAAGTTATGAACTTACCATACGCAGAACCGTATAAAATCAAAATGGTTGAATCCATCCATATCAGCACCCGCGAAGAACGCGAGAAATGGATTTCCGAAGCACATTTCAACTTGTTTAATCTCCGTAGTGAACAGGTTTTTGTCGACTTGCTCACCGACAGCGGAACCGGCGCCATGAGCGACCGCCAGTGGGGCGCCATTATGACCGGCGACGAAAGTTATGCAGGAAGCCGCTCGTATTATCGTCTGAAGGATACCATTCACGAAATACTTGGATTTCCTTATTTTATGCCAACCCATCAGGGACGTGCTGCCGAAAATGTTTTGTTTTCAGCATTGGTAAAAGAAGGTGATATTGTTCCCGGGAACTCGCATTTCGACACAACAAAGGGACATATTGAATTCCGTAAGGCACATGCCATCGATTGTACCATCGATGAAGCTTTCGATACCGAAAACCTGCATCCATTCAAAGGAAACGTCGATATCAATAAACTGAAAAAAGTTTTTGAAATGCATCCGCACGACAAAATTCCCTTTATTATTGTTACTGTTACCAACAACACCGCTGGCGGACAGCCAGTGAGTCTTGAAAACCTGCGTGCCGTCAAGGAATTTGCAAAGAGTGTAAACAAGCCGGTGTTGTTCGACAGTGCACGGTATGCCGAAAATGCTTACTTCATCAAAGTGCGCGAAAACGCTTGTGCCAGCATGAGCATTCGCGAAATTGTACGCGAAATGTACAAGTGCGCTGACATGATGACCATGAGCTCGAAGAAAGATGCCATTGTGAATATCGGTGGCTTCATTGCCATGAACAGCGAAGAACTCTGGCAGAAAGTCAGCGTGTTCAACATCATGTTCGAAGGTTATGTGACTTATGGCGGAATGGCCGGCCGTGACATGGAAGCACTGGCTGTTGGTCTGGCAGAAGGTACCGATTTCGAATATCTGAAAAGCCGCATTTCGCAGGTTGAGTACCTGGGAAATCAGTTGATTGAGTACGGAATCCCAATCCAGAAGCCTATTGGAGGACATGCCGTGTTTATCGATGCCCTGAAGTTTTTACCTGCACTTCCGCGAGAACAATACGTAGCGCAAACATTGGCAATTGAGCTGTATCTCGAGGCTGGTGTACGTGGTGTTGAAATTGGAACACTGCTGGCCGACCGCGACCCGGAAACCCGCCTGGATCGTTTCCCCGCGCTGGAACTCGTTCGTCTTGCCCTCCCACGAAGAACATATACCAACAATCATATGGATGTGGTGGCAGCAGCACTCAAAAATCTTTGGGATCGCCGCAACGGCATAACCAAAGGATTGAAAATCGATTATGAAGCACCTATCATGCGTCATTTTACAGTTAAGATGAGCAGGGTGTAATTGCATATTATCCTCAAAAAGCCGCTGACGAGTAATCGTTTGCGGCTTTTTTTTAGCCCACTCTGTTCAATTTTCTCTTTTTTAAATTCCTTACCTTTGACTCCATTTTGGCGGGCGGTATTATTAAATGGTTTCCTGTTATGAAAAAACTACTTCTTCTTTTGTCTTTTTCCTTTTGTCTTTTGTCTTTCGCAAAAGCGCAAACTGACACGCTTACAGTGATGCAGTACAACCTGCTTAACTATAATAATTACACAAGTTATTGCACAGCCGCAAACAACAATGTTTCAAACAAAGATGCGTATCTCAAGACTATTGTTGATTACGTGCTGCCCGATATTTTCACGGTTTGCGAAATGAACCAGTTGCAGACTTCGGTTGACCGCGTGCTGACAAATGTGATGAACACCAGTGGCAGAAGCAATTATGCGAAAGGTCCAAGAACAAATTATTCTTCTTCAGATATGGTAAACATGGTGTATTACAACACTAATAAACTTGTTTATCACAGCTACACCGCATATCCAACCGATATTCGTGATATAAACGTATATACATTTTATTACAAAGATCCTGCTATAGCTGTAACCAATGACACCGCCTGGATTACCTGCATCATTATGCATCTTAAAGCGGGCAGCTACGAAGCAGATGCGGCAGAGCGACTGGCAGAGGTTACTATTTTGATGAATCAGCTCAATGCATTGAACAAACCTGGAAATTATCTCGCAATGGGCGATTTCAATACATACACATCGACTGAAGAATGCTACGATTTACTTTTAAATCACACCAATCCGAATATTCGCTTTTACGATCCAATTACAAAACCCGGCGACTGGAACAACAACTGCTCATTTGCCTCATATCATACACAATCGACACACAACGATTACAACAATGATTGCTTTGCTGCAGGCGGACTTGATGATCGTTTCGACCACATTATGGCATCGCTTGATGTTATGTCGGGTGGAAAGAACGTGAAATATATCAGTGGGTCTTATACAGCTCTTGGAAATGATGGCAACCATTGCAACGACTCAATCAATCAAGGCACGAACACATCGGTTCCTGCAAATGTTTTGGCCGCACTCATGGGCAACAGCGACCATTTACCGGTGATTCTGAAATTACAGATTGACGTGGCTACCGGCATTAACGATGAAGTAAAAGTTCCATTTGATTTTTATATTCCTTCTAATTCTGCTGATGACAATGGTATTCTGGTGTCGCATTGCAACGGAGAATTTAGCATTGAAGTAATGAATGTTACCGGAAGTCTGGTATACCGTTTTCAAACAAATGCTGCCACAGGCTATAACACAATAAATTTGTCCGATATTCCGAAAACTGCGTCCATAGCCTTTTTCCGCATCACCGATCCGGATGGCAATGTGAAAGTTTATCGGACATTACGGTAGTAGCCATTTGTCGGTTATGAGTTGTGAGTGAATGATTTAACTCGCACCTGGTTACTGACGACTAAATTTTTTTTATCGCGCGCGTATCCAGACTCGTGACTTTGATATGAATCAGACTATGCGATTACTTTAATAAATCTCCATTTAGTTCCTGATTATTTTATATCGTTTTCGCTGGGTTTCTAAAATGTATACGCCTGATGCAAGATTACTGATGTCAATTTGTTCTCTTTTCTTGTCACTTTTTGTTTGTAAAGCGACCTGCCCTATATAATCAACAATGGTGATATCGCCCAGGACAGAAGAGGATTCAATAATAATGTTATCAAATGTTGGAACCGGGTAAATTATCACCTCGTCCGGATTGTTGATTGTTGTAATGGACGATACGCTATCGTTTTCCCATTGAATACCATACAAATTGTTTTTGATATTGTCGTAAGAAATGCTGTGTATATTGGATCCATTGCTTATTGGAATTGAATTATTTGAAACTAAATTCCCGGTAGCAATATCCATTGTAGCTAAATAGGTTGCTGTTCCGCCAGTTGTATAGTTGTAAAAATATTGTTGATTGAGTTGGTCAATAGTAGAAGTGCCATCACCATTACCAAAAGTAGTTCCTGATCCAATTCTTGTTATAACGCCAGTCGTAGTATTTATTGAGATTAATGTATAAATCTGTGTGAGGCTGTTGTGTATAAGTCCGTTTAAAGTATCCAGTGCAGTATTATAGTAAAAATGGAGGAGATGTTCATCAGCGGTCAAACTCATTATTGGGCTTGAGATTAAAGCTCCTGTTATTGCGTCAATTGAAAATATCTGATTGCTTTCTAATGCAAAATAACGATGATGATTCTCGTCAAATGCTGTTACTCCCTGAAGAGTGCTTCCCAGTCCAGATATGGGATTGGTGCCTATCTGAGTATGCAAGCCATTAGTAGGATTTACAGAAGCAAGAAAAAACTGAGCGCCGTCCCAGTATAAACCATAAAGCAAGTCGTTCGTATTGTCGTATTTCAGCTCTCTTACCGTTGAGCCAGTAATCGAAAAAAATGGATTAGAGATAATTGAGCCGTTTGTAACATCTATTGAATAGAGATGGTCAGGATCGGGATCTCCGCCTTGAAAAATATATGAGCCGTGCGTTTCATCATAGCATTTGACGTTTGGATATACCCACCTTATTCCAGCTATGGCAGCACCAATTTTATTATAAGAACCGGTTGCCGGGTCAATTTGAATCAGGTATTCCCCTTGTGAAAATGAAAGTAGCGAAATAAAAGAAGCAACTAACGCCAAGATTGTTGTATAAGTTTTCATGATTGTTGATTTTTAATGGTTTTATGTCCGTATTGTCGAAACAAGTCTGGTTGCATTTTATTTCAGTATATACACCCATTCTTTTAATATAAACCCACATATGTTAGTCTGGTTGTCTGGCAAATATTTTGATCATAAAACATTAACGAATATTTAAGGTCTGCTGAAAAACGCAATGGAATTATATTAAGAGAATATGTTGCGGCGAAGTAAAATCAGCACTATTGTTTCAGTTTCTTAATGAGCATCTCAATCGACTTCCCAATGCGGTTTTTGCGCGTTTCTGTTTTTTTCGAAGAAGCAATCCATTCCACATATTCGCGGCGATGGGTGAACGACATTTTTTCGAAAATTTCTTTAGCTGTTTTATTTTTATTCAGTGCTGCTGAAAAATCGGCAGGGACATCAACTACGCGTTCTGCAGTATCTTCCATAATGACAACATCCACGGTATCGCCGGGACCTTTCCCAATGGCGTCGCGCACTTTTTTATTCAATCCGATGATATGACACGGATGGCCCATGCGGACCAACGATCCGCGATATTCAAATCCATCGAAATACGCTTTCACTTTTATTTGTCCTTTGCGCCCAAACTCTTTTTCAGCATCGTACGGGAATTCGATATAGCCCGAATCTACGGTTGGGTTTTTTATGATTTTTGTGGTGAAGCGGTATTCTTTCATTGCGCTCGTTTTATTAAAAATAAATGTATGAATTTTTATAACACCATACGAAAATATAAAATCAAAAACCCTCTTGTTCCGTTTAAAAACACGGAATGTTATTAAATCAGCTCTTCTCCCTTCAGATCAAAAATCAAAAATCTCAAATCTGACATCTTATATCAAATGGTCCACTCATCATGCACCACGGCCACCATCACAGCTTTTCCTTCAACAATTCGGAACACGATGCGAATCGCTTTCCAGTCTATTCCGTCATATTCGGGTTTCTCACCATTGATTAAGAAATCGACATAGGCGCAACCAGGATATGCTTCTTTAATATTATTGGTGGTATTGCCACGCTGAGTAAATTCATTCACGGTCACTTCCCCTTTTTTCAGAAAATCGGTGTCGTAAACAAAGTCTGCGAAATATTTTTCAATGGTCATTTTTATCGGTTCTCCTGAGCCATCGAATTCTCCCCATTGAAGGACTTCTTTTGATGTCGCTGCGTTGCGGATTTGCTGTGCGCTCAGCACATTGTCTTTGCTCGTATCGATGAAGGCATACGGCGAAAAGCGCACTCCTTGAGGCCCGACGTATTCTGCCAGCTGGTTGTATTCTTTGTTTTTGAAATGTTGCAGAATCATTTTGGCATCCTGCACGAGTTGCTCATCCGAAACGGAATCTTTCAATGAAACAGTCGTGCTGTCAGTCTTCTGTTCCTGATCAGAATTGTTTTTTGATTTATTGTTGCAGGCGACTGCAAGTACTGAAACGATAAAAAGCAACAAAAAAATATTTTTCATAATGCTGGAAATTGTGCCGGCAAATTTAATGAGATAATCAATATGTCTGCGACATCGTTTCGCTGTGACCTGAGACCACCAACGCTGCGCGCCTCGCAACCCAAATAAAAAATGACACAAAAGCTGCTGTCACGCTGAGCCCCGCCGCTGTCATGCTGAGCGGAGTCGAAGTATGAACAGCGGGATAACCTCCGTCGAAGCGTCGGCAGCGAAAATAAAAAAAGAAAGACTGATGTATAGAATGAGATCCCGGCTTCCACCGGCAGAGCTTGTGGACACGCGGTGGCCGGGAACTTGATTCGACTTCTTTTGTTGATTTTCAATTATTGTATCAACCTGATTGGGAGCCCCTGTTTTCCTCGCCAAATCTTAAATTCATTGTTATTATTATTTTATGCGTATCTTTGCAGCAACATAATTACAGGGATTCTGATTTCTTAAAACAATATGTAGACAGAGCTCACAGTGCCTCACTAAAAACATTTCATGACATTTGACGATTTCAATCTC
This genomic interval carries:
- a CDS encoding tyrosine phenol-lyase, with amino-acid sequence MNLPYAEPYKIKMVESIHISTREEREKWISEAHFNLFNLRSEQVFVDLLTDSGTGAMSDRQWGAIMTGDESYAGSRSYYRLKDTIHEILGFPYFMPTHQGRAAENVLFSALVKEGDIVPGNSHFDTTKGHIEFRKAHAIDCTIDEAFDTENLHPFKGNVDINKLKKVFEMHPHDKIPFIIVTVTNNTAGGQPVSLENLRAVKEFAKSVNKPVLFDSARYAENAYFIKVRENACASMSIREIVREMYKCADMMTMSSKKDAIVNIGGFIAMNSEELWQKVSVFNIMFEGYVTYGGMAGRDMEALAVGLAEGTDFEYLKSRISQVEYLGNQLIEYGIPIQKPIGGHAVFIDALKFLPALPREQYVAQTLAIELYLEAGVRGVEIGTLLADRDPETRLDRFPALELVRLALPRRTYTNNHMDVVAAALKNLWDRRNGITKGLKIDYEAPIMRHFTVKMSRV
- a CDS encoding antitermination protein NusB; amino-acid sequence: MKEYRFTTKIIKNPTVDSGYIEFPYDAEKEFGRKGQIKVKAYFDGFEYRGSLVRMGHPCHIIGLNKKVRDAIGKGPGDTVDVVIMEDTAERVVDVPADFSAALNKNKTAKEIFEKMSFTHRREYVEWIASSKKTETRKNRIGKSIEMLIKKLKQ